A DNA window from Polyangium spumosum contains the following coding sequences:
- a CDS encoding c-type cytochrome, with protein sequence MDTSTLGVPYYPTNDFGPLMKGLVIGGLGIFHVFLAQFAIGGGALMTYFEWLSGKGKLPSARRFTDGYFKVLVLVSFVVGALTGVGMWFTSIQTSPRTIGLMVDTFHWVWATEWTFFALEVIAGYCFYRYGKDLDSRSRLFLLGLYTTASWFSLFWINGILSWQLTPGAWLEGGDLWAGFFNPTFWPSLFFRTVAAMAIAALVAALVLSVSPTLEQDEKKELLHRAAHLLAPMALMPLLGAWYLFAMPKDSRSWVLGGSPAMSMFFGVGAGASLLVGLYAIVGLLWRRLNVNGATASLLVALGFAASAGGEFVREGARKPFTVRETLYSNAMTPAEIVTLREEGSVTRDPYPLRDDQVFPNDQVRLGAKVYRFQCSVCHTMGGVNGIVHLAGTWTGEQTRLNVAKLQHTKPFMPPFAGTPEELEALVRYIEWEAAERPSPFEVTNDAATLAQIKRWLDEAGTAPGYTTRPASVKK encoded by the coding sequence GTGGATACCTCAACGCTCGGCGTGCCCTACTACCCCACGAACGATTTTGGTCCCCTCATGAAGGGCCTGGTCATCGGGGGACTCGGCATCTTCCACGTCTTTCTGGCGCAGTTCGCCATCGGCGGCGGCGCGCTGATGACGTATTTCGAGTGGCTCTCGGGCAAGGGAAAACTCCCGTCCGCGCGGCGGTTCACGGACGGCTACTTCAAGGTCCTCGTGCTCGTGAGCTTCGTCGTCGGCGCCCTGACCGGCGTCGGGATGTGGTTCACCTCGATCCAGACGAGCCCCCGGACGATCGGGCTCATGGTGGACACGTTCCACTGGGTATGGGCCACGGAGTGGACGTTCTTCGCGCTCGAGGTGATCGCCGGATATTGCTTCTACCGCTACGGCAAGGACCTCGACAGCCGCTCGCGTCTCTTCTTGCTCGGGCTCTACACGACGGCGTCGTGGTTCAGCTTGTTCTGGATCAACGGCATTCTCTCGTGGCAGCTCACGCCGGGCGCCTGGCTCGAGGGCGGCGATCTCTGGGCCGGCTTCTTCAACCCCACGTTCTGGCCGTCGCTCTTCTTCCGCACCGTCGCGGCCATGGCGATCGCGGCCCTCGTCGCGGCGCTCGTGCTCAGCGTCTCACCCACGCTCGAGCAGGACGAGAAAAAAGAGCTCCTGCATCGGGCGGCGCACCTCCTCGCGCCGATGGCGCTCATGCCCCTGCTCGGGGCCTGGTACCTCTTCGCGATGCCGAAGGACAGCCGGAGCTGGGTGCTCGGCGGCAGCCCCGCGATGAGCATGTTCTTCGGGGTCGGCGCGGGCGCGTCGCTGCTCGTCGGACTCTACGCGATCGTCGGCCTGCTCTGGCGCCGCCTCAACGTCAACGGCGCGACCGCGTCGCTGCTCGTGGCGCTCGGGTTCGCGGCGAGCGCGGGCGGCGAGTTCGTCCGCGAGGGCGCGCGCAAGCCCTTCACCGTGCGCGAGACGCTCTACTCGAACGCGATGACGCCCGCGGAGATCGTGACGCTTCGGGAGGAGGGCTCGGTCACGCGCGACCCCTACCCGCTGCGGGACGACCAGGTGTTCCCGAATGATCAGGTGCGCCTCGGGGCGAAGGTGTACCGGTTTCAGTGCAGCGTTTGCCACACGATGGGCGGCGTGAACGGGATCGTGCACCTCGCGGGCACGTGGACGGGCGAGCAGACGCGGCTCAACGTGGCGAAGCTCCAGCACACGAAGCCGTTCATGCCGCCGTTCGCCGGCACGCCGGAGGAGCTCGAGGCGCTCGTGCGGTACATCGAGTGGGAGGCCGCCGAGAGGCCGAGCCCCTTCGAGGTGACGAACGACGCGGCCACGCTCGCGCAGATCAAGCGCTGGCTCGACGAGGCCGGCACGGCGCCCGGGTATACGACGCGCCCTGCCTCGGTGAAAAAGTAG
- a CDS encoding SUMF1/EgtB/PvdO family nonheme iron enzyme: protein MPGRWFVMVVLALALAGCKASSNEERRPAKPGPSASAAAPSAPLPEGGVGEASEIHERRADAGAPDAAVAGERPLHHATQEGLLALISIAPGKKWRKRDPGEFLRRYVGPDGPGQTNQGNPALARHVIGRAQCLEGLRGVTLQTEAQREMCGGHENMVPIYAGGDAAKARACIDVFEYPNRACELPMVWVPPAHAAALCELQGKRLCTQDEWVLACRGDPEGGAPSTYAYGSELDLDICNTNKPAAKWSDKPCDPRTIDTTWATCATNTEPAGSSPRCRSRFGVYDQHGNVAEAMTRFDPEEDKVVSQLKGSAFFYVDVARRLDEPPRREVYSDHCAHDPRWHVQPIRKAFHVNYHLGFRCCFTRGKGSGG, encoded by the coding sequence GTGCCCGGTCGGTGGTTCGTCATGGTCGTGCTCGCTCTCGCGCTCGCGGGGTGCAAGGCGAGCTCGAACGAGGAGCGGAGGCCCGCGAAGCCAGGCCCGAGCGCGTCCGCCGCGGCGCCGTCCGCGCCGCTGCCCGAGGGCGGGGTAGGGGAAGCCAGCGAGATCCACGAGCGACGAGCGGACGCTGGCGCTCCGGACGCGGCGGTCGCAGGCGAGAGGCCGCTGCACCACGCGACGCAGGAGGGGCTGCTCGCGCTGATCTCGATCGCGCCGGGGAAGAAGTGGCGGAAGCGGGATCCGGGCGAGTTCTTGCGGCGCTACGTGGGGCCTGACGGGCCAGGACAAACGAACCAGGGCAACCCGGCGCTCGCCCGGCACGTGATCGGCCGGGCGCAATGCCTCGAAGGGCTGCGCGGGGTCACCCTGCAGACGGAGGCGCAGCGCGAGATGTGCGGCGGGCACGAGAACATGGTGCCCATTTACGCGGGCGGCGACGCGGCGAAGGCGAGAGCGTGCATCGACGTCTTCGAGTACCCGAACCGCGCCTGCGAGCTGCCCATGGTCTGGGTGCCGCCGGCCCACGCGGCGGCGCTCTGCGAGCTCCAGGGCAAGCGCCTCTGCACGCAGGACGAGTGGGTCCTCGCCTGCCGCGGTGACCCCGAGGGAGGCGCGCCGAGCACCTACGCCTACGGGAGCGAGCTCGACCTCGATATTTGCAACACCAACAAGCCGGCGGCGAAGTGGTCGGACAAACCTTGTGATCCGCGGACGATCGACACGACCTGGGCGACGTGCGCGACGAACACGGAGCCCGCGGGCTCGTCCCCGAGGTGCCGCTCGCGGTTCGGGGTCTACGATCAGCACGGCAACGTGGCCGAGGCGATGACGCGGTTCGATCCCGAGGAGGACAAGGTGGTCTCGCAGCTCAAGGGGAGCGCGTTTTTTTACGTCGACGTGGCGCGCAGGCTCGACGAGCCGCCGCGGCGCGAGGTGTACTCGGACCACTGCGCGCACGATCCCCGCTGGCACGTGCAGCCGATCCGGAAGGCGTTCCACGTGAATTACCATCTCGGGTTTCGGTGCTGCTTCACGAGGGGGAAGGGCTCCGGCGGGTGA
- a CDS encoding sigma-70 family RNA polymerase sigma factor, which yields MTRNSARTPLAQAQADLYKSTVRLLRRRLRRLGVSPEDAREIVQHAFEIALPRWHEVQDASEGRRRAWIERITWHLGQNFLRLARHEYEELGHRGLARARAPGSDLDERANAARLVDAALSIMLDEERALFVAYFLEDMTLDELAQHYGVSRGKLFHRLAALARAARIRIGSPPR from the coding sequence GTGACCCGGAACTCTGCCCGCACGCCGCTCGCGCAGGCGCAAGCCGATCTCTACAAGAGCACCGTCCGGCTCCTTCGCAGGCGCCTCCGCCGCCTGGGCGTCTCGCCGGAGGACGCGAGGGAGATCGTCCAGCACGCGTTCGAGATCGCTCTCCCGCGCTGGCACGAGGTGCAGGACGCCTCGGAGGGGCGAAGGCGCGCCTGGATCGAGAGGATCACCTGGCACCTCGGCCAGAACTTCCTCCGCCTGGCGCGGCACGAATACGAGGAGCTCGGGCATCGTGGGCTCGCGCGGGCCCGCGCGCCCGGGTCCGACCTCGACGAACGGGCGAACGCCGCGCGCCTCGTCGACGCGGCCCTCTCCATCATGCTGGACGAGGAGCGCGCCCTGTTCGTCGCCTATTTCCTCGAAGACATGACGCTCGACGAGCTCGCCCAGCACTATGGGGTCAGCCGCGGAAAACTCTTCCACCGGCTCGCGGCGCTCGCGCGCGCGGCGCGGATCCGCATTGGATCGCCCCCGAGGTGA
- a CDS encoding GNAT family N-acetyltransferase — MLPLRAIFRGPRVCLRAPRASDAPRIVEIRARSREFLRPWVPVPGPDEFDVTLARARIQRDRRDIRADRHYRFCMTLGEAGPVIGRVALSQVFRGIFQNAYLGYWIDVEHHGRGLTTEGVRLALDVAFREIGLHRVQAAIMPHNAASLGVARKCGFRQEGRAERYLQIAGQWQDHLLFAITAEDWVDLPR, encoded by the coding sequence ATGCTCCCGCTCCGCGCCATCTTCCGGGGCCCGCGCGTCTGCCTCCGCGCGCCTCGCGCCTCGGACGCGCCGCGTATCGTCGAAATTCGCGCTCGATCCCGCGAGTTTCTCCGGCCCTGGGTGCCCGTCCCCGGCCCCGACGAATTCGACGTCACCCTGGCGCGCGCCCGCATTCAGCGGGATCGCCGCGATATACGCGCCGATCGCCACTACCGATTCTGCATGACCCTCGGCGAGGCCGGCCCCGTCATCGGCCGCGTCGCCCTCTCCCAGGTCTTTCGCGGCATCTTCCAGAACGCCTACCTCGGCTACTGGATCGACGTCGAGCACCACGGCCGAGGCCTCACCACCGAGGGCGTGCGGCTCGCGCTCGACGTCGCTTTCCGCGAGATCGGCCTTCACCGCGTCCAGGCCGCCATCATGCCCCACAACGCCGCGAGCCTCGGCGTCGCGCGCAAATGTGGCTTCCGGCAGGAGGGCCGCGCCGAGCGATACCTCCAGATCGCCGGCCAGTGGCAGGACCACTTGCTCTTCGCCATCACGGCCGAAGATTGGGTAGACCTGCCGCGCTAG
- a CDS encoding glucokinase: MMKKRGVSGSILVGDIGGTRTRLSLYDGRGKRLLLEAVLPSREHATFEEIARSFLGSADHPPPKVAVLGVAGPIRNRAATVTNLPWKLDEVKLARSLSLGRVVLVNDLAVAARGCLHLPADVVVPLGEARPTSKGRSVAVIAAGTGLGEAHLVWDGSRHLVLPTEGGHVDFAARDALEVELFQFLSKRFPDHVSYERVLSGDGLGALYDFFVARGGRETKATERRLSEGDRNATIAELGLSGASRAAAKAVDLFASIYGAEAGNLALKQLALGGVFVVGNIARHIVLGRRKQFLDGFRKKGRFAALMAEIPIAVVTDPLVGVRGALAMAKDLIEAV; this comes from the coding sequence ATGATGAAGAAGCGCGGCGTCTCGGGATCCATCCTCGTCGGCGACATCGGCGGCACGCGCACGCGGCTCTCGCTCTACGACGGCCGCGGCAAGAGGTTGCTGCTCGAAGCGGTGTTGCCGAGCCGCGAGCACGCGACGTTCGAGGAGATCGCGCGGAGCTTCCTGGGCAGCGCCGATCATCCGCCGCCGAAGGTCGCGGTGCTCGGGGTGGCGGGGCCGATCCGGAATCGGGCGGCGACCGTGACGAACCTGCCGTGGAAGCTCGACGAGGTGAAGCTCGCGCGGAGCTTGTCGCTCGGTCGCGTGGTCCTCGTGAACGATCTCGCGGTCGCGGCGCGTGGCTGCTTGCACCTGCCCGCGGACGTCGTGGTGCCGCTCGGCGAGGCGCGGCCGACGTCGAAGGGCCGGAGCGTGGCCGTGATCGCGGCCGGGACGGGGCTCGGCGAGGCGCATCTCGTGTGGGACGGGTCGAGGCACCTCGTGCTGCCGACCGAGGGCGGGCACGTGGATTTCGCGGCGCGTGACGCGCTCGAGGTGGAGCTCTTCCAGTTCCTTTCGAAGCGGTTCCCGGATCACGTGAGCTACGAGCGCGTGCTCTCGGGGGATGGGCTCGGGGCGCTCTACGATTTCTTCGTGGCGCGCGGCGGGCGCGAGACGAAAGCGACGGAGCGGCGGCTCTCGGAGGGGGATCGGAACGCCACGATCGCGGAGCTCGGTTTGTCCGGCGCGTCACGCGCGGCGGCGAAGGCGGTGGACCTCTTCGCCTCGATCTACGGCGCCGAGGCGGGCAACCTCGCGCTGAAGCAGCTCGCGCTCGGGGGCGTGTTCGTGGTGGGCAACATCGCGCGGCACATCGTGCTCGGGCGACGAAAGCAGTTCCTCGACGGGTTCCGCAAGAAGGGGCGCTTCGCGGCGCTCATGGCCGAGATCCCGATCGCCGTGGTGACGGATCCGCTGGTCGGCGTGCGCGGCGCGCTGGCGATGGCGAAGGATCTGATCGAAGCGGTCTAG
- the pgl gene encoding 6-phosphogluconolactonase, whose translation MTALPVGQALARIEAELASFWSSPDEQAGAPMTKVRSSTMSFVYVAAPSELERARETTDALVDTHPGRSFVLSIDEALAPLDVRYDVRAACRLDGGTTPICQDWIELSFGETAGERAGSVVAALALAEVPVVVEIGRDAPYELWSSLVPRADRIIVDSAHTSATEIEEIGQKTAAGCVGDREFVRTYQWRELVARFFDDAPSALLSIREVTVGRTPGGVTEPAAMFLGWLGSRLGWTFPEKADEARDRRGEAVRISLRDDPREGLPPGQITGIWIETSIEGEPLSLACVRDQDSPKQVAWTRRGARVSSHEHALGQRDEAWVLVKAIDAMEGDRVLEASVLLAAQWTRTARRTRVAETRYHVISFGPEYEASYVDSVAKALEGLIKGAVSKHGTARVALSGGSTPRPIHRRLAQMDLPLDRIDWFWVDERAVDVASERSNYGAAFADLGLDRAPPERVHRMEADDPDLAAAAARYEARLRRTFGVASAVAFDVLTVGIGDDGHTASLFPGMGSTTIDDRLVAAIPAQPHKGLEARLTLTAPVLCEALFVMGIARGKQKKKPLEAALRDGSEEEVPARVLLRARGKVTWFLHDVRLKL comes from the coding sequence GTGACGGCGCTCCCGGTCGGCCAGGCGCTCGCGCGGATCGAAGCGGAGCTCGCGTCGTTCTGGTCGTCGCCGGACGAGCAAGCAGGCGCGCCGATGACGAAGGTGCGCTCGTCGACGATGAGCTTCGTGTACGTCGCGGCGCCGTCGGAGCTCGAGCGCGCGCGCGAGACGACCGACGCACTCGTGGACACGCACCCCGGGCGCTCGTTCGTGCTGTCGATCGACGAGGCGCTCGCGCCGCTCGACGTGCGGTACGACGTGCGCGCGGCGTGCCGGCTCGACGGGGGGACGACGCCCATCTGCCAGGACTGGATCGAGCTCTCGTTCGGCGAGACGGCCGGCGAGCGCGCAGGCTCGGTCGTGGCGGCGCTCGCGCTCGCCGAGGTGCCCGTCGTCGTGGAGATCGGCCGCGACGCGCCGTACGAGCTCTGGTCCTCGCTCGTGCCGCGAGCCGATCGGATCATCGTGGACTCGGCGCACACGAGCGCGACGGAGATCGAGGAGATCGGGCAAAAAACCGCGGCTGGCTGCGTGGGGGATCGCGAGTTCGTCCGAACGTACCAGTGGCGCGAGCTCGTGGCGCGGTTCTTCGACGACGCGCCCTCGGCGCTTCTGTCGATCCGCGAGGTCACGGTGGGCCGCACGCCGGGCGGCGTGACGGAGCCCGCGGCGATGTTCCTCGGCTGGCTCGGCTCGCGGCTCGGCTGGACCTTCCCGGAGAAGGCCGACGAGGCGCGGGACCGGCGCGGTGAAGCCGTCCGGATCTCGCTGCGCGACGATCCGCGGGAGGGCCTTCCGCCGGGGCAGATCACGGGCATCTGGATCGAGACGTCGATCGAAGGAGAGCCGCTCTCGCTCGCGTGCGTGCGCGACCAGGACAGCCCGAAGCAGGTCGCGTGGACGCGGCGCGGGGCGCGGGTCTCGTCGCACGAGCACGCGCTCGGGCAGCGGGACGAGGCGTGGGTGCTGGTGAAGGCGATCGACGCGATGGAGGGAGATCGGGTGCTCGAGGCGTCGGTCCTGCTCGCAGCGCAGTGGACCCGGACCGCGAGGAGGACGAGGGTCGCCGAGACGCGCTACCACGTCATCTCGTTCGGGCCCGAGTACGAGGCGAGTTACGTGGACAGTGTTGCCAAGGCCCTGGAAGGGCTGATCAAGGGCGCCGTGTCGAAGCATGGGACAGCGCGGGTGGCGCTCTCCGGAGGATCGACGCCACGTCCGATCCACCGCAGGCTCGCGCAGATGGATCTGCCGCTCGATCGGATCGACTGGTTCTGGGTGGACGAGCGCGCGGTGGATGTGGCCTCGGAGCGATCGAACTACGGGGCCGCGTTCGCGGATCTCGGGCTCGATCGTGCCCCGCCGGAGCGGGTGCACCGGATGGAGGCGGACGATCCGGATCTCGCGGCGGCGGCGGCGCGGTACGAGGCGCGCTTGCGGCGCACGTTCGGCGTCGCGAGCGCGGTCGCGTTCGACGTGCTCACGGTCGGCATCGGCGACGACGGGCACACGGCTTCGCTCTTCCCGGGGATGGGCTCGACGACGATCGACGATCGCCTCGTCGCGGCGATCCCCGCGCAGCCGCACAAGGGCCTCGAAGCGCGGCTCACGCTCACGGCGCCGGTGCTCTGCGAGGCGCTGTTCGTCATGGGCATCGCGCGCGGCAAGCAGAAGAAAAAACCTCTCGAGGCAGCGCTGCGTGATGGGTCGGAAGAGGAGGTGCCGGCGCGCGTGCTGCTCCGGGCGCGGGGCAAGGTCACGTGGTTCCTCCACGACGTGCGGCTGAAGCTGTAA
- the zwf gene encoding glucose-6-phosphate dehydrogenase, translated as MSFSEDVAALENPLREGMPDERTVRPCTVVIFGASGDLTRRKLLPAIYNLALSRLLPGGFAAVGVARRPKPEFGREMREAVAKFSRRRPLDEATWCELEKGLAYVQGDFNDPATYERLAAELGRLEVERGMRQNRVFYLAVAPTEVPAIVRGLCDAKLIEPPSEAPDACYQRVVVEKPFGEDLASAHALNRQLLACLDERQIYRIDHYLGKETVQNLLVFRFGNTIFEPLWSRQHVSHVQITVAEELGVEGRGKFYDQTGITRDIVQNHALQLLTMVTMEPPSSWDADAVRDEKVKVLRALRPIRGREVLEKTVRAQYVAGAVRGDRVPGYREEPDVDPDSKTETYVAMSLRIDSFRWGGVPFYLRSGKRLAKRCAEVALHFKPLPHRLFRDAPAGLDGGPPPSIRRGEDEPNVLVVRIQPDEGIALRFATKVPGGGMAMRNVAMDFRYGTAFGSSTPEAYERLLLDAMRGDATLFTRADEVEAQWGFIDPILTGWREEDAPVATYEAGSWGPAEADRLLVPGDKWRKP; from the coding sequence ATGTCGTTTTCGGAGGACGTCGCCGCCCTGGAAAACCCGCTCCGCGAGGGCATGCCCGACGAGCGGACCGTGCGGCCGTGCACGGTCGTGATCTTCGGGGCGAGCGGGGATCTGACGCGGCGCAAGCTCCTGCCGGCGATCTACAACCTCGCGCTGAGCCGGCTCTTGCCGGGCGGGTTCGCGGCCGTCGGGGTGGCGCGGCGGCCGAAGCCCGAGTTCGGCCGGGAAATGCGCGAGGCGGTGGCGAAGTTCTCCCGGCGCAGGCCGCTCGACGAGGCGACGTGGTGCGAGCTCGAGAAGGGCCTGGCCTACGTGCAGGGGGACTTCAACGATCCGGCCACGTACGAGCGGCTCGCGGCGGAGCTCGGGCGGCTCGAGGTCGAGCGCGGGATGCGGCAAAACCGGGTGTTTTACCTGGCGGTCGCGCCGACGGAGGTGCCCGCGATCGTGCGCGGGCTCTGCGACGCGAAGCTCATCGAGCCACCCTCGGAAGCGCCGGACGCCTGTTACCAGCGGGTGGTCGTGGAAAAACCGTTCGGCGAGGATCTCGCGAGCGCGCACGCGCTGAACAGGCAGCTCCTCGCTTGCCTCGACGAGCGGCAGATCTACCGGATCGATCACTACCTCGGGAAGGAGACGGTGCAGAACCTGCTCGTCTTCCGGTTCGGCAACACGATCTTCGAGCCGCTCTGGTCGCGGCAACACGTGAGCCACGTGCAGATCACGGTGGCCGAGGAGCTCGGGGTCGAGGGGCGCGGCAAGTTCTACGATCAGACGGGCATCACGCGCGACATCGTGCAGAACCACGCGCTGCAGCTCCTCACGATGGTGACGATGGAGCCGCCGTCGTCGTGGGACGCGGACGCGGTGCGCGACGAGAAGGTGAAGGTGCTGCGCGCACTCCGGCCCATCCGCGGGCGCGAGGTGCTGGAGAAGACGGTGCGCGCGCAGTACGTGGCAGGCGCGGTGCGCGGCGACCGGGTGCCCGGCTATCGCGAGGAGCCCGACGTCGATCCGGACTCGAAGACGGAGACGTACGTGGCGATGTCGCTCCGGATCGACAGCTTCCGCTGGGGCGGCGTGCCGTTTTACCTGCGCTCGGGCAAGCGGCTCGCGAAGCGTTGCGCGGAGGTGGCGCTGCACTTCAAGCCGCTGCCGCACCGGCTCTTCCGCGACGCGCCGGCGGGGCTCGACGGAGGTCCGCCGCCGAGCATCCGGCGCGGCGAGGACGAGCCCAACGTGCTCGTGGTGCGCATCCAGCCGGATGAAGGGATCGCGCTGCGCTTCGCGACGAAGGTGCCGGGCGGCGGGATGGCGATGCGGAACGTGGCGATGGATTTCCGCTACGGGACGGCGTTCGGATCGAGCACGCCGGAGGCCTACGAGCGGCTCTTGCTCGACGCGATGCGCGGGGACGCGACGTTGTTCACGCGCGCCGACGAGGTCGAGGCGCAGTGGGGCTTCATCGATCCGATCCTCACGGGCTGGCGCGAAGAGGACGCGCCCGTCGCGACGTACGAGGCGGGGAGCTGGGGGCCCGCGGAGGCGGATCGGCTGCTCGTGCCGGGCGACAAGTGGAGGAAGCCGTGA
- a CDS encoding DUF433 domain-containing protein, translating to MADASLPRVRVPHPHVRCDARILAGSPHVEGSRVPVRRLWVWHRGGASVETLLRRYPNLGPARILDALSFAYDNQDLIDADLAREQALFEKQGGPSVGARPLAQLELPFDPDAAENTPPPKQPMLPGMSVSAPAPLPAPSVSAPTKPAASATKPARKR from the coding sequence ATGGCAGACGCAAGCCTCCCGCGCGTCCGGGTCCCTCATCCGCACGTGCGCTGCGACGCGAGGATCCTCGCCGGCAGCCCCCACGTCGAAGGATCACGCGTGCCCGTTCGGCGCCTCTGGGTCTGGCACCGCGGCGGCGCCTCGGTCGAGACGCTCCTGCGCCGCTACCCGAACCTCGGCCCGGCCCGCATCCTCGACGCGCTCTCCTTCGCGTACGACAACCAGGATCTCATCGACGCCGACCTCGCCCGCGAGCAGGCGCTCTTCGAGAAGCAAGGCGGCCCCTCCGTCGGCGCCCGCCCCCTCGCGCAGCTCGAGCTGCCTTTTGACCCCGACGCCGCGGAGAACACGCCGCCCCCCAAGCAACCCATGCTCCCCGGCATGTCCGTGTCCGCGCCTGCACCTTTGCCTGCGCCTTCGGTGTCCGCCCCGACCAAACCGGCGGCGTCCGCGACAAAACCTGCACGTAAGCGCTAG